Proteins encoded in a region of the Mycolicibacterium duvalii genome:
- a CDS encoding alpha/beta hydrolase, translated as MNYRTYAEFLPAGYLDGVRAPASTWWRWRDHRVHVARAVVPTAAVRVLVIHGGGGYSGALWPFAAVAAGQAVDVLAPDLPLYGDTEVADPAGVRYGDWVDLLADLVRAERAADPRPLIAFGASMGGMLAYEIAARTGAVDAVVATCLLDMADPAARAAATRYAWLGRPAPAVLNAAEPLFGRVRIPIRWVADMNKMSRDRRLSRLCASDPRGGGVSVPLGFLSSWMAFVHTRPEHYTGAPVTLVAPAADAWTPPELSIGFLQRITARAEVVLLERCGHFPIEEPGLTQLRDAMATVLSRVGAPTD; from the coding sequence ATGAATTACCGGACCTACGCTGAGTTCCTGCCCGCCGGCTACCTCGACGGTGTGCGAGCGCCGGCGAGCACGTGGTGGCGCTGGCGCGACCATCGCGTCCACGTGGCCCGCGCGGTGGTGCCGACGGCCGCGGTTCGGGTGCTGGTGATTCACGGGGGCGGCGGGTACAGCGGGGCGCTCTGGCCGTTCGCCGCCGTCGCCGCCGGCCAGGCAGTTGATGTGCTGGCACCGGATCTGCCGCTGTACGGCGACACCGAAGTCGCCGACCCGGCCGGTGTCCGCTACGGCGACTGGGTCGACTTGCTGGCGGATCTGGTCCGGGCCGAACGTGCCGCCGACCCGCGGCCCCTGATCGCGTTCGGAGCCAGCATGGGCGGCATGCTCGCCTACGAGATCGCCGCGCGCACCGGCGCGGTGGACGCCGTGGTGGCGACGTGCCTGCTGGATATGGCCGACCCGGCCGCGCGGGCCGCGGCCACCCGGTACGCCTGGCTGGGGCGACCGGCGCCGGCGGTGCTGAACGCGGCCGAACCCCTCTTCGGCCGGGTCCGGATCCCGATCCGGTGGGTGGCCGACATGAACAAGATGAGCCGCGATCGCAGGCTCTCGCGGCTGTGTGCCTCCGATCCGCGCGGCGGCGGCGTCAGCGTTCCGCTGGGATTTCTGTCCAGCTGGATGGCGTTCGTCCACACCCGGCCGGAGCACTACACCGGGGCGCCGGTCACGCTGGTGGCGCCGGCCGCCGACGCGTGGACGCCGCCGGAGCTCAGTATCGGTTTCCTGCAACGGATCACCGCGCGCGCCGAGGTGGTGCTGCTGGAACGCTGCGGACACTTCCCAATCGAGGAACCCGGCCTCACACAGCTCCGCGACGCGATGGCCACGGTGCTCAGCCGGGTGGGGGCGCCAACAGACTGA
- a CDS encoding WXG100 family type VII secretion target translates to MPPPTGSTALTTDLELMVAIAGKTDARNEELRAMLGSFITAMSSVPASVWGGVAAARFREVVERWNGESVRLHAALARIAETIRDNERILREVAETHSQRIGSVAAAL, encoded by the coding sequence ATGCCCCCACCCACCGGATCGACGGCGCTGACCACCGACCTCGAGCTGATGGTGGCCATCGCCGGCAAGACCGATGCCCGCAACGAGGAGCTGCGTGCCATGCTGGGATCCTTCATCACCGCGATGAGCAGCGTGCCCGCATCGGTGTGGGGAGGTGTCGCCGCGGCCCGGTTCCGTGAGGTCGTCGAGCGTTGGAACGGCGAGTCGGTGAGGCTCCATGCGGCGCTGGCCCGCATCGCCGAAACCATCCGCGACAACGAGCGGATCCTGCGCGAGGTCGCCGAAACCCATTCGCAGCGCATCGGTTCCGTCGCTGCAGCGCTGTAG
- a CDS encoding WXG100 family type VII secretion target, which yields MDATLSYDFGEIEYTVRQEIHTTAARFNAALDDLRAQIAPLQATWTRDAAEAYRIEQSRWEQAAAALNDILVSLGNAVREGADDVAATDRAAARAWGV from the coding sequence ATGGATGCCACGCTGTCCTATGACTTCGGCGAGATCGAGTACACGGTCCGTCAGGAAATCCACACGACCGCGGCCCGGTTCAACGCGGCGCTGGACGATCTGCGCGCCCAGATCGCGCCGCTGCAGGCGACCTGGACCCGGGACGCTGCCGAGGCCTACCGGATCGAGCAGTCCCGTTGGGAGCAGGCGGCCGCCGCGCTGAACGACATTCTCGTCAGCCTCGGCAATGCGGTGCGCGAGGGTGCCGACGACGTGGCGGCCACCGACCGCGCGGCCGCCCGAGCCTGGGGTGTCTGA
- a CDS encoding TetR/AcrR family transcriptional regulator: protein MDTLVEAAAQVFSREGMTATTNRIAARAGLSIGTLYQYFPDKVALLRAVAHRHVRDADRRLTEVFDRLREQDAPFEETMRTLLDAVVDVHRDRPRLHALLHRMMPADPAELTELQALEDRICDEVAFHLKRCDRGGEDPELTARTVVHTVDAQLHRVMTRHGFDVDTLTRTVSLLAPPPG, encoded by the coding sequence GTGGACACTCTGGTGGAGGCTGCCGCGCAGGTGTTCTCGCGGGAGGGGATGACCGCGACCACCAACCGCATCGCCGCACGCGCCGGGTTGTCGATCGGGACGCTCTACCAGTACTTTCCGGATAAGGTCGCGCTGCTGCGTGCGGTGGCACACCGGCACGTGCGGGACGCCGACCGCCGGCTCACCGAGGTATTCGACCGACTCCGCGAGCAGGACGCACCGTTCGAGGAGACGATGCGCACCCTGCTCGACGCAGTCGTCGACGTGCACCGCGACCGGCCCCGACTGCACGCGCTGCTGCACCGGATGATGCCCGCGGACCCCGCCGAGCTCACCGAGCTGCAGGCGCTGGAGGATCGCATCTGCGATGAGGTGGCGTTTCACCTGAAGCGGTGTGACCGCGGCGGCGAGGACCCGGAGCTGACGGCACGCACGGTGGTGCACACCGTCGACGCGCAGCTGCATCGCGTCATGACCCGGCACGGGTTCGACGTGGACACGCTGACCCGGACGGTCAGTCTGTTGGCGCCCCCACCCGGCTGA
- a CDS encoding type VII secretion-associated protein: protein MTGAVVEAGPCTVRGPRRPPAEWVAAALDGIDDAFVLRDDGPVPTGDLWRDVLDAAIGDHPGPVALVLPTWWSDRRVATVTRAMHRCRPDATVHRRSALLSAGTDATVLEVADDFVLTGPDSAQPLVLDRHTLDLTAHLGAVGEVLIDLPDAVSPLPADVLGELRALGIQVNHAARQRLSRALPKPDRQPSKPSRSVRRYTAIAATAAAALAVGWLAHGVAPPAPDDVLVVEGRVGVRVPAHWTTQRITAGPGSARVRVAAPSGSAAVHFTQSRLAAPESLSGLAVRLRGAVAAETPGVFVDFDPAGRVGTRAAVTYREVRPGSQTRWAVVVDGTTSIAVGCQSSPADADAFAEICTRAVESAHEIT, encoded by the coding sequence ATGACGGGGGCGGTGGTGGAGGCCGGTCCGTGCACGGTGCGCGGCCCGCGGCGCCCGCCCGCGGAGTGGGTCGCCGCCGCGCTCGACGGCATCGACGACGCGTTCGTCCTCCGTGACGACGGGCCGGTGCCGACCGGGGACCTGTGGCGCGATGTGCTGGACGCGGCGATCGGCGATCACCCCGGCCCGGTGGCCCTGGTACTGCCCACCTGGTGGTCGGACAGGCGCGTCGCGACCGTCACCCGCGCCATGCACCGCTGCCGCCCCGATGCCACGGTGCATCGACGCTCTGCGCTGCTGTCGGCGGGCACCGATGCGACGGTCCTCGAGGTCGCCGACGACTTCGTGCTGACCGGACCCGACAGCGCGCAACCGCTGGTGCTCGACCGTCATACGCTGGACCTCACTGCTCATCTCGGCGCCGTCGGCGAGGTGCTGATCGATCTCCCCGACGCCGTGTCGCCGCTGCCCGCCGACGTGCTGGGGGAGCTGCGGGCCCTCGGTATACAGGTCAATCATGCGGCGCGACAACGGTTGTCCCGCGCGCTGCCGAAGCCCGACCGGCAGCCGAGCAAACCGTCTCGATCGGTGCGCCGGTACACCGCCATCGCCGCTACGGCCGCGGCCGCACTCGCGGTGGGGTGGCTCGCGCACGGGGTCGCCCCGCCCGCGCCCGACGACGTGCTGGTGGTCGAGGGACGCGTGGGGGTGCGCGTGCCTGCGCACTGGACGACGCAACGCATCACCGCCGGACCCGGCTCGGCCAGGGTGCGGGTGGCCGCTCCGTCGGGTTCCGCCGCGGTGCACTTCACCCAGTCGCGGCTCGCGGCACCGGAATCGCTGTCCGGCCTCGCCGTGAGGCTGCGCGGAGCCGTTGCCGCGGAGACGCCGGGCGTCTTCGTCGACTTCGACCCTGCCGGCCGGGTCGGGACGCGGGCCGCGGTGACCTACCGCGAGGTGCGGCCGGGCAGTCAGACCCGGTGGGCGGTCGTCGTCGACGGCACCACCAGCATCGCCGTCGGTTGCCAGAGCAGCCCTGCGGACGCCGACGCATTCGCGGAGATCTGCACGCGGGCCGTCGAATCGGCACACGAGATCACGTGA